From one Nonomuraea polychroma genomic stretch:
- a CDS encoding Gfo/Idh/MocA family protein, translating to MSDKTTIGVGMVGYAFMGRVHSQAWRSVGAFFDLPLSPRMAVIAGRSKERTEASAAQLGWDAAETDWRALIERDDVQIVDICTPGDSHAEIAIAALAAGKHVICEKPLANTVAEAEAMVRAAAAAPASVKSMVAFNYRRVPAVALARRFVEEGRLGEIRHVRAQYLQDWIVDPEFPLVWRLQKDKAGAGALGDIGSHIVDAAEFITGQHVVGVSGLTETFIKERPLAGESAGLGASRTDAMGEVTVDDAALFFGRMSGGALASFEATRFATGRKNAMRIEINGQLGSLAFDFEAMNELWFSSGGGFERILVTEPDHPYVGAWWPPGHGLGYEHTFTHEIKDFLEAIATGADPSPSFADGLRVQRVLEAVERSAADGSRYTNVEE from the coding sequence ATGTCAGACAAGACCACCATCGGCGTGGGCATGGTCGGCTACGCGTTCATGGGCCGCGTCCACTCCCAAGCCTGGCGGAGCGTGGGGGCCTTCTTCGATCTGCCGCTGTCGCCGCGTATGGCGGTGATCGCCGGCAGGTCGAAGGAGCGCACGGAGGCGTCCGCCGCGCAACTCGGCTGGGACGCGGCCGAGACGGACTGGAGGGCGCTGATCGAGCGCGACGACGTGCAGATCGTCGACATCTGCACGCCCGGCGACTCGCACGCCGAGATCGCCATCGCCGCGCTGGCGGCCGGCAAGCACGTGATCTGCGAGAAGCCGCTGGCCAACACCGTCGCCGAGGCCGAGGCCATGGTGCGTGCCGCAGCGGCCGCGCCCGCCTCGGTCAAGAGCATGGTGGCCTTCAACTACCGGAGGGTGCCCGCGGTCGCGCTCGCCCGCCGGTTCGTGGAGGAGGGCAGGCTCGGCGAGATCAGGCACGTGCGGGCGCAATACCTGCAGGACTGGATCGTCGATCCGGAGTTCCCGCTGGTGTGGCGGCTGCAGAAGGACAAGGCCGGTGCCGGGGCGCTCGGCGACATCGGCTCGCACATCGTGGACGCGGCCGAGTTCATCACCGGGCAGCACGTCGTCGGCGTGTCCGGGCTGACCGAGACCTTCATCAAGGAACGTCCGCTGGCGGGCGAGTCGGCCGGGCTGGGCGCCTCCCGTACGGACGCCATGGGTGAGGTCACCGTCGACGACGCCGCGTTGTTCTTCGGCCGGATGTCGGGCGGGGCGCTGGCCTCGTTCGAGGCCACACGGTTCGCCACCGGCCGCAAGAACGCCATGCGCATCGAGATCAACGGCCAGCTCGGCAGCCTGGCGTTCGACTTCGAGGCGATGAACGAGCTGTGGTTCAGCTCCGGCGGCGGCTTCGAGCGGATCCTGGTCACCGAGCCCGATCATCCGTACGTGGGCGCCTGGTGGCCGCCCGGGCACGGGCTGGGCTACGAGCACACCTTCACCCACGAGATCAAGGACTTCCTGGAGGCGATCGCCACCGGAGCCGACCCGTCGCCGTCGTTCGCGGACGGCCTGCGGGTGCAGCGGGTGCTGGAGGCGGTCGAGCGCAGCGCGGCTGACGGCAGCCGCTACACGAACGTGGAGGAATGA
- a CDS encoding Zn-dependent alcohol dehydrogenase: MRAAILHAVGNDKLEIRDDVTLAPVGPTDVRVRIKATGVCHSDLSAMSGVLPQPVPLVPGHEGSGEVVEVGEHVTSLQPGDHVVINWRPACQECDLCLGGQPYLCMKYVIEGFTKGNFRFGGDGATAFGMAGCGTWAEEIVVPWQGAIKIDPDVSWEAAALIGCGITTGVGAALNTAKVRPGSTVAVIGCGGVGLSVIQGARVSGARMILAVDPLESKHELAKKVGATHAVTPEQVPEALNELTGGSGFDYGFEVVGKSATIQSAWQVTRQGGDVIVVGAGAMDDMVSISAFSLLFEGKNLLSSLYGEADVRHDFPYFAKLHKAGQLDLESMISARIRLADLNDAVEALRAGEVLRQIVLMD, from the coding sequence ATGCGCGCCGCGATCCTGCACGCCGTAGGCAACGACAAGCTCGAGATCCGCGACGACGTCACGCTGGCCCCGGTGGGCCCGACCGACGTCCGCGTGCGGATCAAGGCGACCGGCGTCTGCCACTCGGACCTGTCGGCCATGTCGGGCGTGCTGCCGCAGCCCGTTCCGCTCGTCCCCGGCCATGAGGGGTCGGGCGAGGTGGTCGAGGTGGGCGAGCACGTCACCTCCCTGCAGCCCGGCGACCACGTGGTGATCAACTGGCGGCCGGCCTGCCAGGAGTGCGACCTGTGCCTGGGCGGGCAGCCGTACCTGTGCATGAAGTACGTGATCGAGGGCTTCACCAAGGGCAACTTCCGCTTCGGGGGCGACGGGGCGACGGCGTTCGGGATGGCGGGCTGCGGCACGTGGGCCGAAGAGATCGTCGTCCCCTGGCAGGGCGCGATCAAGATCGACCCGGACGTGTCGTGGGAGGCGGCGGCCCTGATCGGCTGCGGCATCACGACCGGCGTGGGGGCGGCGCTCAACACCGCGAAGGTGCGCCCGGGATCCACGGTCGCGGTGATCGGCTGCGGCGGCGTGGGCCTGTCGGTGATCCAGGGCGCGCGTGTCTCCGGCGCCCGGATGATCCTCGCGGTTGACCCGTTGGAGTCAAAGCACGAGCTGGCCAAGAAGGTCGGGGCGACGCACGCGGTCACGCCCGAGCAGGTGCCGGAGGCGCTCAACGAGCTCACCGGCGGCTCCGGCTTCGACTACGGCTTCGAGGTGGTCGGCAAGTCGGCCACCATCCAGAGCGCGTGGCAGGTCACCCGCCAGGGCGGCGACGTCATCGTGGTCGGCGCGGGCGCGATGGACGACATGGTGTCGATCTCGGCGTTCAGCCTGCTGTTCGAGGGCAAGAACCTGCTCTCCAGCCTGTACGGCGAGGCGGACGTGCGGCACGACTTCCCGTACTTCGCCAAGCTCCACAAGGCCGGCCAGCTGGACCTCGAATCGATGATCAGCGCCCGCATCCGCCTCGCCGACCTGAACGACGCGGTCGAGGCGCTGCGTGCGGGCGAGGTCCTGCGCCAGATCGTCCTCATGGACTGA
- a CDS encoding DUF1702 family protein has translation MGTEPTLTPAKGLRRFLIKDPQECDLRRRRFRLRPGASRTAFANAEKSYIFGFNAVMSKEVEKVEELPAEQRPFGYEGAAAACTVLDLLTLTRGRRLHELLAGPAQHHRHAAYVGAGRGYALVRLRPMRGARQAHPLLRWLAVDGFGFQWSLARADRMIGERTMPDLLTRAHCAVFDQGLGRLLWYHDCASPDDVAAKIGDFPAARRADLWSGVGFAATYTGGAEADELWWLTEHAGADGFRAHLAQGCAFAVSARLRSGMLPEHTAQAVPILAGAEPEEAAAWTDRALIALGHQARTHEDFRTWQAQTRHSWTRRRV, from the coding sequence GTGGGAACCGAGCCGACACTGACCCCGGCGAAGGGGCTGCGGAGGTTTCTGATCAAGGATCCGCAGGAGTGCGATCTGCGCCGACGCAGGTTCAGGCTTAGACCCGGAGCTTCTCGGACGGCCTTCGCGAACGCCGAAAAGTCATACATTTTCGGCTTCAATGCGGTGATGTCGAAAGAAGTAGAGAAGGTCGAGGAGCTCCCGGCCGAGCAGCGTCCCTTCGGCTATGAAGGGGCGGCCGCCGCCTGCACCGTACTCGACCTGCTCACCCTGACCCGGGGCCGGCGCCTTCACGAGCTACTTGCCGGCCCCGCCCAACACCACCGGCACGCCGCCTACGTCGGCGCCGGCCGCGGCTACGCGCTGGTGCGCCTGCGTCCGATGCGGGGCGCGCGGCAGGCCCACCCGCTGCTGCGATGGCTGGCGGTGGACGGGTTCGGCTTCCAGTGGAGCCTGGCCAGGGCCGACCGCATGATCGGCGAGCGGACCATGCCAGACCTGCTCACCAGGGCCCACTGCGCCGTGTTCGACCAAGGGCTGGGGCGGCTGCTCTGGTACCACGACTGTGCCTCGCCCGACGACGTCGCGGCCAAGATCGGGGACTTTCCCGCGGCGCGGCGGGCCGACCTGTGGAGCGGGGTCGGGTTCGCGGCCACGTACACGGGCGGCGCCGAGGCCGACGAGCTGTGGTGGCTGACCGAGCACGCGGGGGCCGACGGGTTCCGTGCCCATCTGGCGCAGGGGTGCGCTTTCGCCGTGTCCGCCCGGCTGCGGTCGGGCATGCTGCCGGAGCACACGGCGCAGGCCGTGCCGATTCTGGCCGGGGCCGAGCCGGAGGAAGCGGCCGCCTGGACCGATCGCGCGCTCATCGCGCTCGGCCACCAGGCCCGCACGCACGAAGACTTCCGCACCTGGCAGGCACAAACCCGTCATTCTTGGACCCGCCGCCGGGTTTAA
- a CDS encoding ABC transporter substrate-binding protein, whose product MSENVARRGFLVGGAVLLAAGCTSNEPEASPTTAAPAPAPAASGNDQPGQKVTIGFSAPAADHGWIAAIAKNAEATAKQYSDIDFKPVEPTNDINQQISAVESLIAAKVNALVILPNDGQQLNQVALQATQAGIPVINLDRIFPDKLAYRTWVGGDNYGMGVAAGHFIGKQLKDKGVSNPVIVEIQGIATLPLTQDRSKGFADALKTYGFSVTAKQDAKFTVETGNQVATSLLQAHKKIDALWNHDDDQGVGVLAAIREASRDEFIMVGGAGSLNAMKEIQSGTSVLKATVTYSPTMASSAIKLARLVAQGKGMSDLVEKQVPQSITLASETITKDNVEKYLELGFES is encoded by the coding sequence ATGAGTGAGAACGTCGCGCGCAGGGGATTCCTCGTCGGCGGGGCCGTGCTCCTGGCGGCCGGCTGCACCAGCAACGAGCCTGAGGCCTCGCCCACCACCGCCGCCCCCGCCCCGGCCCCCGCGGCGAGCGGCAACGACCAGCCCGGCCAGAAGGTCACGATCGGCTTCTCCGCGCCGGCTGCCGACCACGGGTGGATCGCGGCTATCGCCAAGAACGCCGAGGCCACCGCGAAGCAGTACTCCGACATCGATTTCAAGCCCGTCGAACCCACGAACGACATCAACCAGCAGATCTCGGCCGTCGAGTCCTTAATAGCGGCCAAGGTCAACGCGCTGGTGATCCTGCCGAACGACGGCCAGCAGCTGAACCAGGTCGCCCTCCAGGCCACGCAGGCGGGCATCCCGGTCATCAACCTCGACCGAATCTTCCCCGACAAATTGGCCTATCGGACCTGGGTCGGCGGCGACAACTACGGCATGGGCGTCGCGGCCGGGCATTTCATCGGCAAGCAGCTCAAGGACAAGGGTGTGTCCAACCCCGTGATCGTCGAGATCCAGGGCATCGCCACCCTGCCGCTGACGCAGGACCGCAGCAAGGGCTTCGCCGACGCGCTCAAGACGTACGGGTTCAGCGTCACGGCCAAGCAGGACGCCAAGTTCACGGTGGAGACGGGCAACCAGGTGGCCACGTCGTTGCTCCAGGCGCACAAGAAGATCGACGCGCTGTGGAACCACGACGACGACCAGGGCGTCGGCGTGCTCGCCGCGATCAGGGAGGCCAGCCGCGACGAGTTCATCATGGTCGGCGGGGCGGGCTCGCTCAACGCGATGAAGGAGATCCAGTCGGGCACGTCGGTGCTGAAGGCCACCGTCACCTACAGCCCCACCATGGCCTCCTCGGCGATCAAACTGGCCCGCTTGGTCGCGCAGGGGAAGGGCATGAGTGATCTGGTGGAAAAACAGGTGCCCCAGTCCATCACGCTCGCATCAGAGACCATTACCAAGGATAACGTCGAGAAATACCTGGAACTCGGCTTCGAATCCTGA
- a CDS encoding ferredoxin, which produces MKVKVDYLVCEANAVCMGLAPEVFEVDDDDQLHILLPEPPPEMQDRVRHAVRSCPKAALSIED; this is translated from the coding sequence ATGAAAGTCAAGGTGGACTACCTGGTCTGTGAGGCCAACGCGGTGTGCATGGGGCTCGCGCCCGAGGTGTTCGAGGTGGACGACGACGACCAGCTGCACATCCTTCTTCCAGAACCACCCCCCGAGATGCAGGACCGCGTCCGCCACGCGGTCAGGTCCTGCCCCAAAGCCGCTCTGTCCATCGAGGACTAG
- a CDS encoding sugar phosphate isomerase/epimerase family protein: MRPVTLFTGQWADLPFEEVCRLAAEWGYDGLEIACSGDHFDVAQAMADPSYVEQKHAQLDKHGLKVWTISNHLVGQAVCDHPIDERHKAILPARIWGDGEPEGVRQRAAEEMKNTARAASLLGVNTVVGFTGSSIWHTVAMFPPVPASAIDAGYQDFADRWNPILDVFDEVGVRFAHEVHPSEIAYDYHTTVRALEAIDHRLAFGLNWDPSHMVWQDLDPVGFILDFKDRIYHVDCKDTRMRVGDGRRGRLSSHLPWADMRRGWDFVSTGRGDVPWEDCFRALNSIGYEGPISIEWEDAGMDRLDGAKEALGYIRRLNSITPPTTAFDAAFSTE, encoded by the coding sequence ATGCGACCAGTCACACTGTTCACCGGACAGTGGGCGGACCTGCCGTTCGAGGAGGTGTGCCGGCTGGCGGCCGAATGGGGCTACGACGGGCTCGAGATCGCCTGCTCCGGTGACCACTTCGACGTGGCCCAGGCCATGGCGGACCCGTCGTACGTGGAGCAGAAGCACGCCCAGCTCGACAAGCACGGCTTGAAGGTGTGGACGATCTCCAACCACCTGGTCGGCCAGGCCGTCTGCGACCACCCGATCGACGAGCGCCACAAGGCCATCCTGCCCGCCCGCATCTGGGGCGACGGCGAGCCCGAGGGCGTGCGGCAGCGTGCCGCCGAGGAGATGAAGAACACCGCCAGGGCCGCGTCACTGCTGGGCGTGAACACGGTCGTGGGCTTCACCGGCTCGTCGATCTGGCACACGGTCGCCATGTTCCCGCCCGTGCCCGCATCGGCGATCGACGCCGGCTACCAGGACTTCGCCGACCGGTGGAATCCCATCCTCGACGTCTTCGACGAGGTCGGCGTACGTTTCGCGCACGAGGTCCACCCCAGCGAGATCGCCTACGACTACCACACGACCGTCCGCGCCTTGGAGGCCATCGACCACCGGCTGGCGTTCGGCCTCAACTGGGACCCCTCGCACATGGTCTGGCAGGATCTGGACCCGGTGGGCTTCATCCTGGACTTCAAGGACCGCATCTACCACGTGGACTGCAAGGACACCCGCATGCGCGTCGGCGACGGCCGCCGTGGCCGCCTGTCCTCGCACCTGCCGTGGGCCGACATGCGCCGCGGCTGGGACTTCGTCTCGACCGGACGCGGCGACGTGCCGTGGGAGGACTGCTTCCGCGCCCTGAACTCGATCGGGTACGAAGGCCCGATCTCGATCGAGTGGGAGGACGCGGGCATGGACCGGCTGGACGGGGCGAAGGAGGCGCTGGGCTACATCCGCAGGCTCAACTCCATCACCCCGCCCACCACGGCCTTCGACGCCGCCTTCTCCACGGAGTAA
- a CDS encoding GDP-mannose 4,6-dehydratase gives MARRALITGITGQDGSYLAEHLLEQGYEVWGLARGQANPRVSRMRKLLSDVQVVRGDLLDQGSLISAVERVQPDEVYNLGAISFVPMSWEQAELTAEVTGMGVLRMLEAIRVCSGVSRGASTGSGQIRFYQASSSEMFGQVSETPQNERTAFHPRSPYGVAKAYGHFLTQNYRESYGMFAVSGILFNHESPRRGAEFVTRKVSLGVARIKLGLATELRLGNLEARRDWGFAGDYVKAMHLMLRAGAPEDYVIGTGRMKSVRELVEAAFSAAGLDWERYVVTDQTLHRPAEVDLLCADPKKARVQLGWEPKVAFDELVALMVESDLRLLSNGGDPDQDSSWP, from the coding sequence TTGGCCAGGCGCGCTCTGATCACCGGCATCACCGGCCAGGACGGTTCCTACTTGGCGGAGCACCTGCTCGAGCAGGGGTATGAGGTCTGGGGACTGGCCCGGGGGCAGGCGAACCCACGGGTGTCCCGGATGCGCAAGCTGCTGTCCGACGTGCAGGTGGTGCGCGGTGATCTGCTGGACCAGGGATCGCTGATCTCGGCTGTGGAACGGGTTCAGCCGGACGAGGTGTACAACCTGGGCGCGATCTCGTTCGTGCCCATGTCGTGGGAGCAGGCCGAGCTCACGGCCGAGGTGACCGGGATGGGCGTGCTGCGCATGCTGGAGGCGATCCGGGTGTGCTCGGGCGTGTCGCGGGGAGCTTCAACCGGCTCGGGGCAGATCCGCTTTTATCAGGCTTCGTCGTCTGAGATGTTCGGCCAGGTCAGCGAGACCCCGCAGAACGAGCGCACCGCCTTCCACCCGCGCTCGCCGTACGGCGTGGCCAAGGCCTACGGGCACTTTCTCACCCAGAACTATCGCGAGTCGTACGGCATGTTCGCCGTGTCCGGGATCCTGTTCAACCACGAGTCGCCGCGCCGGGGCGCGGAGTTCGTGACCAGGAAGGTGTCGCTCGGGGTGGCCAGGATCAAGCTCGGGCTGGCCACGGAGCTGCGGCTGGGCAACCTGGAGGCGCGGCGGGACTGGGGGTTCGCGGGGGACTATGTGAAGGCCATGCATCTGATGCTGCGGGCCGGCGCCCCGGAGGACTACGTGATCGGCACCGGGCGGATGAAGTCCGTCAGGGAGCTGGTGGAGGCGGCCTTCAGCGCGGCGGGGCTGGACTGGGAACGGTACGTGGTGACCGACCAGACGTTGCACCGGCCGGCGGAGGTGGATCTGCTGTGCGCGGATCCGAAGAAGGCGCGCGTCCAACTCGGCTGGGAGCCAAAAGTGGCCTTCGACGAACTCGTCGCGCTGATGGTCGAGTCGGATCTGAGGCTCCTCTCGAACGGCGGCGACCCCGATCAGGACAGCTCCTGGCCCTGA
- a CDS encoding class I SAM-dependent methyltransferase — MLTVDFARLPVGPGTRVLDLGCGGGRHAFEVLRRGADVIAFDMDQSELDNVAAMFAAMDKAGEVPPGATGQTVQGTALDMPFEDGGFDRVIAAEVLEHIPDDMTAMREIFRVLKPGGTAAITVPSFLPERICWALDEDYHTAPGGHVRIYTLAELSAKLKSTGFEIGPHHHAHGLHAPYWWIKCAVGVNNDDHPLAKAYHELLVWDIMKRPAATRIAEAVLNPIIGKSVVLYVRKP; from the coding sequence GTGCTGACTGTGGACTTCGCCCGGCTTCCCGTCGGCCCCGGCACGCGCGTGCTGGACCTGGGTTGCGGCGGCGGCCGGCACGCCTTCGAAGTGCTGCGCCGCGGGGCGGACGTGATCGCGTTCGACATGGACCAGTCGGAGCTGGACAACGTGGCGGCCATGTTCGCGGCGATGGACAAGGCGGGCGAGGTGCCGCCCGGCGCCACCGGGCAGACCGTTCAGGGCACGGCGCTCGACATGCCGTTCGAGGACGGCGGCTTCGACAGGGTCATCGCGGCCGAGGTGCTGGAGCACATCCCGGACGACATGACGGCCATGCGGGAGATCTTCCGCGTGCTCAAGCCCGGCGGCACGGCCGCGATCACCGTGCCGAGCTTCCTGCCGGAGCGGATCTGCTGGGCGCTGGACGAGGACTACCACACCGCCCCCGGCGGGCACGTGCGGATCTACACGCTGGCGGAGCTGTCGGCCAAGCTGAAGTCCACCGGCTTCGAGATCGGCCCGCACCACCACGCCCACGGACTGCACGCCCCCTACTGGTGGATCAAGTGCGCGGTCGGGGTCAACAACGACGACCATCCGCTCGCGAAGGCGTACCACGAACTGCTGGTCTGGGACATCATGAAACGCCCCGCCGCGACCAGGATCGCCGAGGCCGTGCTCAATCCCATCATCGGCAAGAGCGTGGTCCTGTACGTCCGGAAGCCATGA
- a CDS encoding pyridoxamine 5'-phosphate oxidase family protein, whose product MNQRARIAMSDDEVSAFLESSRKLQLATINPDGTPHLVTMFYGLDAGRIAFWTYTKAQKARNLARDPRVSCLIEAGDDYNELRGVLVYGKAEPIADRDDVMAIGMLVARRMTPGVPDELLRPYVEQTGRKRVAFVVERTKVVSWDHRRLS is encoded by the coding sequence GTGAACCAGCGCGCTCGCATCGCGATGTCGGACGACGAGGTCTCCGCCTTCCTGGAGAGCTCACGCAAGCTGCAACTGGCGACCATCAACCCGGATGGCACACCACACCTGGTCACGATGTTCTACGGCCTGGACGCCGGGCGGATCGCCTTCTGGACGTACACGAAGGCGCAGAAGGCCCGCAACCTGGCCCGCGATCCCCGGGTGAGCTGCCTCATCGAGGCCGGCGACGACTACAACGAGCTGCGCGGCGTCCTGGTGTACGGCAAGGCCGAGCCTATTGCCGACCGGGACGACGTCATGGCCATAGGCATGTTGGTCGCCCGGAGGATGACCCCCGGCGTGCCTGACGAGCTGCTGCGCCCTTACGTGGAGCAGACCGGGCGCAAGCGGGTTGCGTTCGTCGTCGAGCGCACCAAAGTGGTCTCATGGGACCACAGGAGGCTGTCATGA
- a CDS encoding glycosyltransferase family 4 protein, which produces MSVPERRLRIALLSYRSKPTCGGQGVYLRHLSRELVALGHHVEVFSGQPYPELDEGVILREVPSLDLYRDEDPFRTPKLHEYRDWIDWLEVGTMWTAGFPEPLTFTLRAYRELKKRVGDFDVVQDNQTLGYGLLGIQKLFPVVGTIHHPISVDRRIELEAATGAKRLTMRRWYGFVKMQSRVAPRLSPILTVSESSLADIHRDFNVPQANMRLIPLGVDTRYFHPRPDKPRRKGSIVAVASADSPMKGVATLLRAVAKLATERDVHLTVVSKPTPGGPTEQLVQELSLQDRVRFVHGISDEELGELIATSEISVVPSLYEGFSLPAVEHMACGTPLVASRTGALPEVVGDAAVQVPPGDPEELAAVLRRLHDSPEERERVGKAGYDRVMERYTWHVVAKKTVEAYLEAIQAHKEK; this is translated from the coding sequence GTGTCCGTGCCGGAGCGAAGGCTGCGGATCGCGCTGCTGTCCTACCGCAGCAAGCCCACCTGTGGTGGCCAGGGTGTCTATCTCCGCCACCTGAGCCGCGAGCTGGTCGCGCTGGGGCACCACGTCGAGGTGTTCTCCGGCCAGCCCTACCCCGAGCTCGACGAGGGCGTCATCCTGCGCGAGGTGCCCAGCCTCGACCTCTACCGCGACGAGGATCCGTTCAGGACGCCGAAGCTGCACGAATACCGCGACTGGATCGACTGGCTCGAGGTCGGCACGATGTGGACGGCCGGGTTCCCCGAGCCGCTGACCTTCACCCTGCGCGCCTACCGCGAGCTGAAGAAGCGGGTGGGCGACTTCGACGTCGTGCAGGACAACCAGACACTCGGGTACGGCCTGCTCGGCATCCAGAAGCTCTTCCCCGTGGTCGGCACCATCCACCACCCCATCAGCGTGGACCGCCGCATCGAGCTCGAGGCCGCCACCGGCGCGAAGCGGCTGACCATGCGCCGCTGGTACGGGTTCGTGAAGATGCAGTCGCGCGTCGCACCCCGCCTCAGCCCGATCCTGACCGTCAGCGAGTCCTCGCTGGCCGACATCCACCGCGACTTCAACGTCCCGCAGGCCAACATGCGGCTGATCCCGCTCGGCGTGGACACCCGCTATTTCCACCCGCGCCCGGACAAGCCGCGGCGCAAGGGCTCGATCGTGGCCGTCGCCAGCGCCGACTCCCCCATGAAGGGCGTCGCGACGCTGCTGCGCGCCGTGGCCAAGCTGGCCACCGAACGCGACGTGCACCTCACCGTCGTCAGCAAGCCCACCCCCGGCGGCCCCACCGAGCAGCTCGTGCAGGAGTTGTCGCTGCAGGACCGGGTGCGTTTCGTGCACGGGATCTCCGACGAGGAGCTGGGCGAGCTGATCGCCACCTCGGAGATCTCGGTCGTGCCGTCGCTGTACGAGGGGTTCTCGCTGCCCGCTGTCGAGCACATGGCCTGCGGCACGCCGCTCGTGGCCAGCCGCACGGGCGCGCTCCCCGAGGTCGTGGGCGACGCCGCCGTCCAGGTGCCGCCGGGCGACCCCGAGGAGCTGGCCGCTGTGCTGCGCCGCCTGCACGACTCCCCCGAGGAACGCGAGCGGGTGGGCAAGGCGGGATACGACCGCGTCATGGAGCGCTACACCTGGCACGTCGTGGCCAAGAAGACCGTTGAGGCATACCTCGAGGCCATCCAGGCTCACAAGGAGAAATAG
- a CDS encoding prenyltransferase codes for MISHAEVVRTAESIAAMQQEDGGVPWPEGHVDAWNHIECLMAMSVAGLEEPVRRGYAYLARHQRADGSWPMKLVDGVPTELGGESNHAAYIAVGLWHHHLVTGDQGFTEAHWPMVKAALDYVAGLQTERGEIVWERDAQGRDATYALLTGCSSIHQGLRCGVRLADHLGDPQPHWELAADRLAHVLAAHPEAFADKSRFSMDWYYPVLGGAVRGRQALELLEREWATFVVPGLGIRCVSDQPWVTGAETCELVLALDALGDRERAARLFADMQHLRHEDGSYWTGWQFANRKHFPYERSGYTAAAVVLAADALLEASPGAGLFRDIAGTAVFDPDVCGCSAPVLPPQVH; via the coding sequence ATGATCTCCCACGCCGAGGTCGTGCGAACGGCCGAGAGCATCGCGGCGATGCAGCAGGAGGACGGCGGCGTCCCGTGGCCGGAGGGTCACGTCGACGCGTGGAACCACATCGAGTGCCTGATGGCCATGTCCGTCGCGGGTCTCGAGGAGCCGGTGCGGCGCGGGTACGCGTACCTGGCCCGGCACCAGCGCGCCGACGGCTCCTGGCCGATGAAGCTGGTCGACGGCGTCCCGACGGAGCTGGGCGGGGAGAGCAACCACGCCGCCTACATCGCCGTCGGCCTCTGGCACCACCATCTCGTCACCGGCGACCAGGGCTTCACCGAGGCGCACTGGCCCATGGTCAAGGCGGCGCTCGACTACGTGGCCGGGCTCCAGACCGAGCGGGGCGAGATCGTCTGGGAACGGGACGCGCAGGGCAGAGATGCCACGTACGCGCTGCTCACCGGATGCTCCTCGATCCACCAGGGGCTGCGTTGCGGCGTCCGGCTGGCCGACCACCTGGGTGACCCGCAGCCGCACTGGGAACTGGCCGCCGACCGGCTGGCACACGTCCTGGCGGCCCATCCCGAGGCGTTCGCCGACAAGAGCCGCTTCTCGATGGACTGGTACTACCCGGTGCTCGGCGGCGCGGTACGCGGCCGGCAGGCGTTGGAGCTGCTGGAGCGGGAGTGGGCGACGTTCGTGGTGCCGGGGCTCGGGATCAGGTGCGTGTCGGACCAGCCGTGGGTGACCGGCGCCGAGACGTGCGAGCTGGTGCTGGCGCTGGACGCGCTGGGAGATCGGGAACGGGCGGCCCGGCTGTTCGCCGACATGCAACATCTGCGGCACGAGGACGGTTCGTACTGGACGGGGTGGCAGTTCGCCAACCGCAAGCACTTCCCGTACGAGCGCTCCGGCTACACGGCGGCGGCCGTGGTCCTGGCGGCGGACGCGTTGCTTGAGGCGTCGCCCGGGGCCGGGCTGTTCCGCGACATCGCGGGGACGGCGGTGTTCGACCCGGACGTGTGCGGATGCTCGGCCCCGGTGCTGCCCCCGCAGGTCCACTGA
- a CDS encoding class I SAM-dependent methyltransferase, translating into MPSELLYAAKHAKGFMPDDEGLALFAAACQYGKLGPICEIGTYCGKSAIYLGAAARQAGSVVVTVDHHRGSEEIQPGWAHHDPTLVDVRFGKMDSLPTFRATIAAAGLEDEVIAVVGRSEQVAGLWNTPLGMVFIDGGHSEEPVTRDYEGWAPHVMAGGALIFHDVYPDPSDGGQAPYRVYQRALESGAFKEVAAEGSLRVLERVKPDAI; encoded by the coding sequence ATGCCGTCAGAGCTGCTCTATGCAGCGAAACATGCCAAAGGGTTCATGCCGGACGACGAAGGGCTGGCCCTGTTCGCGGCGGCCTGCCAGTACGGCAAGCTCGGACCCATCTGTGAGATCGGGACCTACTGTGGCAAGTCCGCGATCTACCTCGGCGCGGCAGCGCGGCAGGCCGGGTCCGTGGTCGTCACCGTGGACCACCACCGCGGCTCCGAGGAGATCCAGCCCGGGTGGGCGCACCACGATCCGACGTTGGTGGACGTCCGGTTCGGCAAGATGGACTCGCTGCCGACCTTTCGCGCCACGATCGCCGCGGCGGGCCTGGAGGACGAGGTGATCGCCGTCGTCGGCAGGTCGGAACAGGTGGCCGGGCTCTGGAACACGCCGCTGGGCATGGTGTTCATCGACGGCGGCCACTCCGAGGAGCCGGTCACCCGCGACTACGAGGGCTGGGCGCCGCACGTCATGGCGGGCGGCGCGCTGATCTTCCACGACGTCTACCCCGACCCCTCCGATGGCGGCCAGGCGCCATACCGGGTCTACCAGCGCGCCCTGGAGTCAGGCGCATTCAAGGAGGTCGCGGCAGAGGGCTCCCTGCGCGTCCTCGAACGCGTCAAACCGGACGCCATCTAA